One region of Eupeodes corollae chromosome 1, idEupCoro1.1, whole genome shotgun sequence genomic DNA includes:
- the LOC129942070 gene encoding juvenile hormone esterase-like: MNFKIVCLCVTFYMSIALAENELIVETSLGKIKGSILKTSKNHEFKAFRGIRYAQPPVGDKRFKAPVSVTKWPSENILDATKDGNICPQPRYPNEIMSEDCLVLNVYTHDVRVNKPVMVYIHGGSNFLGTGNSQSEAGPDLLMNQDIVLVTMNYRLGALGFLSTKNSDAPGNYGYLDQVMALQWVQDHISNFGGNPKSVTIFGMSAGGMAVTLHMASPLSKGLFHRAIAMSGSATSHFTVDNVGWTRKLAYLVGCPMYNSKDIVDCLRNVSWEKVIEACKTYEPYGFIDVKWNYEVDGHFLMDTPTNVFARGEFNKVPLMAGITKDELTYFNIYQHATNKGFLNDLSVNFDKYAPDIFTFALEKNAAEKSKQIQKFYLKDKLIQDQPFSNFGEIFSDAIIGHGIYRLVHLARKYVDVYYYRFDYEGKFSLFPDENGKPRGVLHADDLQYIFYFDLIPSTDESDIFMAERIGNWWASFAKTGAPSDIEGIKWLPSTRKSVHTMYNDKEIRLGEEPFLDRYALWDELFPVENSVKRNLKNDEL, from the exons atgaatttcaaaataGTGTGTCTCTGCGTGACGTTTTATATGAGCATTGCTCTAGCTGAAAATGAACTTATCGTCGAAACAAGTTTGGGTAAAATCAAAGGGtctattttgaaaacaagtaaAAACCATGAATTCAAAGCGTTTCGAGGCATAAGATATGCCCAACCACCTGTAGGTGATAAGCGTTTCAAGGCACCAGTAAGTGTTACGAAATGGCCAAGTGAAAATATTCTTGATGCAACAAAAGATGGAAACATTTGCCCTCAGCCAAGATATCCAAATGAGATTATGTCAGAAGATTGCTTAGTACTGAATGTGTATACTCATGATGTGAGGGTAAATAAACCGGTTATGGTTTACATTCATGGAGGTTCAAATTTTCTCGGTACCGGTAATAGCCAATCGGAAGCAGGACCAGATTTATTAATGAACCAGGACATTGTTTTGGTCACTATGAACTACAGACTTGGAGCATTGGGTTTTCTTAGTACTAAAAACTCGGATGCTCCCGGTAATTATGGATATCTCGATCAAGTGATGGCTCTGCAATGGGTACAAGATCATATTTCAAACTTTGGTGGGAACCCGAAGTCAGTTACGATATTTGGCATGAGTGCTGGTGGAATGGCTGTGACTCTTCATATGGCTTCACCATTATCTAAGGGACTTTTCCATCGAGCAATTGCTATGAGTGGTTCGGCGACAAGTCATTTTACGGTCGATAATGTTGGCTGGACTAGGAAACTTGCTTATCTTGTGGGCTGCCCAATGTACAATAGCAAGGACATAGTCGATTGTTTGAGGAATGTTTCATGGGAAAAGGTTATCGAAGCGTGCAAAACGTATGAGCCTTATGGTTTTATTGATGTCAAGTGGAACTATGAAGTAGATGGGCATTTTCTCATGGACACACCAACGAATGTCTTCGCTAGGGGCGAGTTCAACAAAGTTCCATTAATGGCAGGAATAACCAAAGATGAACTCACCTATTTCAATATCTATC aaCATGCTACCAACAAGGGCTTTTTGAATGATCTAAGCGTAAATTTCGACAAGTATGCCCCCGATATTTTTACATTTGCCTTAGAAAAAAACGCAGctgaaaaaagcaaacaaattcaGAAGTTCTATCTGAAGGACAAACTTATTCAGGATCAGCCTTTTAGTAATTTTGGAGAGATTTTCTCAGACGCTATTATTGGTCATGGAATTTATAGATTAGTTCATTTGGCAAGAAAATATGTTGATGTGTACTATTATCGATTTGACTACGAAGGAAAGTTCAGTTTGTTCCCCGATGAAAATGGCAAACCAAGAG ggGTTTTACACGCCGATGATCTtcagtatatattttatttcgacctGATTCCGTCCACTGATGAATCTGATATCTTTATGGCTGAAAGGATTGGAAATTGGTGGGCATCATTTGCAAAAACTGG AGCCCCTAGTGACATTGAAGGCATCAAGTGGCTGCCGTCAACTAGAAAAAGTGTCCATACAATGTACAATGATAAGGAAATTCGCCTTGGCGAGGAACCGTTTTTAGATAGATATGCCCTTTGGGATGAATTATTTCCAGTAGAAAATAGTgtcaaaagaaatttaaaaaatgacgaACTTTGA